From a region of the Roseivirga sp. 4D4 genome:
- the murA gene encoding UDP-N-acetylglucosamine 1-carboxyvinyltransferase, which produces MSSFVIEGGTRLSGEIIPQGAKNEALQILCAVLLTSEPITINKVPDIRDVNKLIELLADLGVEVTHLGGESYKFCAKDVNIDYLETQEFRTKASSLRGSIMILGPLLARFGKGKISKPGGDKIGRRRLDTHFLGFQKLGARFLYEAETGMYHIDASDLKGTYMLLDEASVTGTANILMAAVLAKGKTTIYNAACEPYLQQLSKMLNRMGAKITGVGSNLLHIDGVEQLSGTEHTMLPDMIEIGSFIGMAAMTQSEITIKDCQIKELGLIPETFRRLGVQMEFRGDDIYIPAQEHYEIETFIDGSIMTIADSIWPGLTPDLLSIVLVMATQAKGTVLVHQKMFESRLFFVDKLIDMGAQIILCDPHRATVIGLDRIQKLKGIRMTSPDIRAGQALLIAALSAEGTSVIDNVEQIDRGYQNIDGRLNALGAKIERIE; this is translated from the coding sequence ATGTCCTCATTCGTCATTGAAGGTGGCACCAGGCTTTCAGGGGAAATAATTCCTCAAGGTGCCAAAAATGAAGCGCTTCAAATCCTATGCGCAGTTCTACTGACTTCTGAACCCATTACAATCAATAAAGTCCCTGATATCAGGGACGTCAATAAGCTCATTGAGCTATTGGCAGATTTGGGCGTTGAAGTTACCCACCTTGGTGGCGAAAGCTATAAGTTCTGTGCCAAAGATGTCAATATTGACTATCTGGAAACTCAAGAGTTTCGTACAAAGGCCTCTTCCCTTAGAGGCTCAATCATGATCCTCGGTCCATTGTTGGCTAGGTTTGGCAAGGGTAAAATCTCCAAACCCGGGGGCGATAAGATTGGACGAAGAAGACTTGATACGCACTTTTTGGGTTTTCAAAAACTGGGAGCACGTTTCCTTTATGAAGCAGAGACTGGCATGTACCATATCGATGCTTCTGATCTAAAAGGCACCTACATGCTCTTGGATGAGGCCTCAGTAACTGGTACGGCCAACATTTTAATGGCTGCTGTACTTGCCAAAGGCAAAACCACCATTTACAATGCCGCCTGTGAACCCTATCTGCAGCAACTTTCTAAAATGCTAAATAGGATGGGCGCCAAAATAACAGGCGTAGGTTCCAATCTATTACACATTGATGGTGTGGAGCAACTCTCTGGCACTGAGCACACCATGCTTCCAGACATGATTGAAATTGGTTCATTCATTGGTATGGCGGCAATGACTCAATCCGAAATCACCATCAAAGATTGTCAAATCAAAGAATTGGGCCTTATCCCTGAAACCTTTAGGAGACTTGGTGTACAAATGGAGTTCAGAGGGGATGATATTTACATTCCAGCGCAAGAGCACTATGAGATAGAAACGTTCATTGACGGATCAATTATGACTATTGCTGACTCAATTTGGCCAGGATTAACACCTGACCTTTTGAGTATAGTACTTGTCATGGCAACCCAAGCCAAAGGAACTGTCCTTGTTCACCAGAAGATGTTTGAAAGCAGACTTTTCTTTGTAGATAAACTCATTGATATGGGTGCTCAAATCATACTTTGCGATCCACACAGAGCTACCGTGATTGGACTTGACAGAATTCAAAAGCTGAAGGGTATTCGTATGACCTCCCCAGATATCAGAGCTGGTCAAGCGCTTCTAATTGCTGCCTTGTCTGCGGAAGGCACCAGTGTCATAGACAATGTAGAGCAAATCGATAGAGGTTATCAAAACATCGATGGTCGATTAAACGCACTTGGGGCTAAAATTGAGCGAATAGAATAA
- a CDS encoding DUF4290 domain-containing protein produces MGLEYNTERTDVRLKEYGRNIQKLVDHIRTIEDTEKRSAYAQTLTDLMKQINPNLKSGQDNDQKVWDDLYIVSNFDLEIEAPFPMPEKSVIGKKPQRMEYKNSKIKYMHYGRSVEHMIEQTIKMEDPETKKSAVIHIGRLMKGFYNTWNKDNIDDEIILKQIKQLSNNELDIDIAEVKEFGLFDNNIREKRPQNRSNRDRDKRNNNRRRNNNRRRN; encoded by the coding sequence ATGGGATTAGAATATAATACAGAAAGAACTGATGTAAGGCTGAAAGAATACGGTCGTAACATTCAGAAGCTAGTAGATCATATCAGAACTATTGAGGATACCGAGAAGAGAAGTGCATACGCACAGACGCTAACCGACCTCATGAAACAAATCAACCCGAACCTCAAAAGCGGTCAGGACAATGATCAAAAGGTATGGGATGACTTATACATCGTTTCCAATTTCGACCTTGAAATTGAAGCGCCTTTTCCAATGCCAGAAAAATCTGTGATCGGAAAAAAACCTCAGCGTATGGAGTATAAAAACTCCAAGATCAAGTACATGCACTATGGACGTAGTGTTGAACATATGATCGAGCAAACGATCAAAATGGAAGATCCTGAGACTAAGAAATCTGCTGTGATCCACATTGGCAGACTTATGAAAGGGTTTTATAACACTTGGAATAAGGACAATATCGATGATGAGATCATCCTAAAACAAATCAAGCAGCTTTCAAACAATGAGCTTGACATCGATATTGCTGAAGTAAAAGAGTTCGGTCTATTTGATAACAATATTCGTGAGAAAAGGCCTCAGAATAGAAGCAATAGAGATCGCGATAAGAGAAATAACAATCGTAGAAGAAACAATAACAGACGCAGAAACTAA
- a CDS encoding ATP-dependent helicase, which translates to MEYLSSLNEPQYEGVVNTEGPSMIIAGAGSGKTRVLTYRIAYLIKEKGVDPFNILSLTFTNKAAKEMRHRIEQVVGNDARNLWMGTFHSVFARILRSEADRLGYPSNFTIYDADDSKSLIKTIVKEFGLDDKVYKPNVVFNRISGAKNRLVSWQDYLANPLYEADDTAAQKPEMGRIYKTYCLRCFKANAMDFDDLLFNTNVLFRDHLDVLNKYQHRFKYVLVDEFQDTNVSQYLITKKLSSVSQNIAVVGDDAQSIYAFRGANIENILNFEKDFPDLKVIKLEQNYRSTQNIVNAANSVIARNKGQLKKTVWTSNDQGNRIELIKSVSDNEEGRFVSSAIFEQKSQNGYQNRDFAILYRTNSQSRAIEEALRKAGIHYKIFGGLSFYQRKEIKDLMGYLRYAMNTEDEQSFRRIINLPKRGIGTTSVEKIVVAAFEHDIPLWEVLTNVDAFLPGRAANAVRDFVTLIKSFKIYVESKDAYEAASHIAKNSGLLKELYEDKTVEGLNRYENVQELLNAIKEFVDTPEVEDKSLGAFLQDIALLTDQDSDDKGNDDYVSLMTIHSSKGLEFKNVFIVGLEEDLFPSQMMLSSRDDLEEERRLFYVAITRAKENLYFSYALSRYRYGRLINSEASRFIEEVDPSFIFVNTRYGSREPKLGRSDGPPGFNSSFARNLMAKKKSAPKKPMQYHKPSADFKPSDTSGLQEGMKVEHPKFGFGKVSKMDVEGANKKAKVIFEDFGEKTLLLTFAKLRIVD; encoded by the coding sequence ATGGAATACCTCTCTTCCCTCAATGAACCCCAGTACGAAGGTGTAGTCAATACCGAAGGACCTTCAATGATTATTGCAGGTGCCGGTTCGGGTAAAACGCGTGTGCTTACTTACCGAATCGCTTATTTGATTAAAGAGAAAGGTGTAGATCCGTTCAATATTTTGTCACTGACCTTTACCAACAAAGCGGCAAAGGAAATGCGTCACCGGATTGAACAAGTGGTCGGCAATGACGCGCGCAATCTTTGGATGGGCACCTTCCACTCCGTATTTGCACGAATCCTGAGGTCCGAAGCAGATAGACTAGGTTACCCTAGCAACTTTACCATATACGATGCGGATGATTCAAAATCACTAATCAAGACCATCGTTAAAGAATTTGGTCTTGATGATAAGGTTTATAAACCCAATGTGGTTTTCAATAGAATATCTGGTGCAAAGAACCGCCTCGTCTCATGGCAGGATTATTTAGCCAACCCACTTTATGAGGCAGATGATACTGCTGCGCAGAAACCTGAGATGGGCAGGATTTATAAAACCTATTGCCTAAGATGTTTTAAGGCAAATGCGATGGATTTTGATGACTTACTCTTCAATACCAATGTATTATTCAGAGATCATCTGGACGTTCTGAATAAGTATCAGCACAGGTTCAAATACGTTTTGGTCGATGAGTTTCAAGACACCAATGTTTCTCAATACCTAATTACCAAGAAATTATCGTCTGTTAGCCAGAATATCGCAGTGGTTGGTGATGATGCACAATCCATCTATGCCTTCCGTGGCGCCAACATTGAGAACATTCTCAATTTCGAGAAGGACTTTCCCGATCTGAAGGTGATCAAGCTGGAGCAAAACTATCGCTCTACTCAGAACATTGTTAATGCCGCCAACTCTGTTATTGCGCGGAACAAAGGTCAATTGAAGAAAACCGTCTGGACTTCCAATGATCAGGGGAATAGAATAGAGCTTATCAAGTCAGTTTCTGACAATGAAGAAGGCCGGTTTGTGTCATCTGCCATTTTTGAGCAGAAAAGTCAAAACGGCTATCAGAACAGGGATTTTGCTATTCTTTATAGAACCAATAGCCAGTCTAGAGCCATTGAAGAGGCTTTGAGAAAAGCTGGTATTCATTATAAGATTTTTGGTGGCCTTTCTTTCTATCAAAGAAAGGAAATCAAAGACCTCATGGGCTATCTACGATATGCCATGAACACGGAAGATGAGCAGTCCTTTAGGAGGATCATCAACCTGCCGAAGAGGGGTATTGGAACAACTTCGGTAGAAAAAATTGTAGTGGCTGCTTTCGAACATGACATTCCCCTTTGGGAAGTGCTCACCAATGTCGATGCCTTCTTGCCGGGAAGAGCAGCCAATGCGGTGAGAGATTTCGTGACCCTCATTAAGAGTTTCAAAATCTATGTTGAAAGCAAAGATGCTTATGAAGCTGCTAGTCATATCGCAAAAAATTCCGGTTTACTCAAAGAGCTCTATGAGGACAAAACTGTTGAGGGTCTCAATCGTTACGAAAACGTCCAGGAACTCTTAAATGCAATCAAAGAGTTTGTTGATACTCCAGAAGTGGAGGACAAAAGCCTTGGGGCCTTTCTTCAAGACATCGCTCTGCTTACCGATCAGGATAGCGATGATAAAGGCAACGATGACTATGTGTCGTTAATGACCATCCATTCATCCAAGGGGCTGGAATTCAAAAATGTATTCATTGTTGGGTTGGAAGAAGACCTCTTCCCCTCGCAAATGATGCTCAGTAGTAGGGACGACTTAGAGGAAGAAAGACGCCTTTTTTATGTAGCCATTACTAGAGCTAAAGAAAACTTATACTTCTCATACGCCTTATCGCGTTATCGTTATGGCAGACTGATCAATTCTGAGGCAAGCCGCTTTATCGAAGAAGTGGATCCAAGCTTTATTTTCGTGAATACAAGGTACGGAAGCCGAGAGCCTAAACTTGGGAGAAGCGATGGGCCTCCGGGCTTCAATTCAAGCTTTGCTCGGAATTTGATGGCAAAAAAGAAATCGGCTCCTAAAAAACCGATGCAATACCATAAACCCTCGGCCGATTTTAAACCCAGTGATACCTCTGGGTTGCAAGAAGGAATGAAGGTTGAACACCCCAAGTTTGGATTTGGCAAAGTGTCAAAAATGGACGTGGAAGGTGCTAATAAAAAAGCCAAGGTGATCTTTGAAGATTTTGGAGAGAAAACACTCCTGCTCACCTTTGCCAAGTTGAGAATCGTGGATTAG
- a CDS encoding glycosyltransferase family 4 protein gives MKKLSILFLTYQGGMAGSTYSITYLAKGLADRGHHVVVGLREEMPIWNLIEHPQITRIPMRINGKFDFKNWRQIRDVVKAHNIQLINAQSSHDRYTSIFANWRYNLGVQIVHTRRQMPLSMGGMFQRYLYNRKTAGIVAVSRQVKDALVKTGFDQHHIKVIHNGTPKSKYDHIDLETVEALKKKFDIKPDDFVLGCVSRMKNQVQIFQALVKIKEPIKAIFCGIEANEEINAIMDTFPIPHQIFFEGKVDSKSILNYYKVFNAKILASTMEGLSQSLLEAMALETPVIATAYAGNLDLIEDGENGLLFNDQDIDKIAENILKIKHDNELRNKLVINGKQTALETFNIENTISNYEQYFSDLIREN, from the coding sequence TTGAAAAAGCTAAGCATTCTATTTCTTACCTATCAGGGTGGTATGGCGGGTTCAACATACTCTATTACCTATCTGGCTAAAGGACTTGCGGATCGTGGTCATCATGTCGTTGTAGGATTAAGAGAGGAAATGCCGATATGGAATCTAATCGAGCATCCGCAAATCACCCGGATTCCAATGCGGATAAATGGAAAGTTTGATTTCAAAAACTGGAGACAAATTCGAGACGTTGTCAAGGCTCATAACATTCAACTGATCAACGCACAATCCAGTCATGATCGGTATACAAGTATTTTTGCTAATTGGAGGTACAATCTGGGTGTACAAATAGTCCACACCAGAAGACAGATGCCATTGAGTATGGGAGGCATGTTCCAACGCTACCTCTACAATCGAAAGACTGCTGGAATTGTCGCAGTCAGTCGGCAAGTAAAAGATGCGTTAGTGAAAACAGGTTTTGATCAGCATCACATTAAGGTCATCCACAACGGAACACCCAAATCTAAATACGACCATATTGATTTGGAGACAGTAGAAGCGTTGAAGAAAAAGTTCGATATCAAACCTGATGATTTCGTATTGGGTTGTGTATCAAGAATGAAGAATCAAGTACAGATTTTTCAGGCCTTGGTAAAAATCAAGGAGCCGATTAAGGCCATCTTTTGTGGAATTGAAGCAAATGAAGAGATTAATGCTATCATGGATACTTTTCCTATTCCACATCAAATCTTCTTCGAAGGAAAGGTTGACTCGAAAAGTATTCTCAATTACTATAAGGTCTTCAATGCCAAAATTCTTGCCTCTACGATGGAAGGTCTTTCTCAATCCTTATTGGAGGCCATGGCACTAGAAACGCCTGTAATTGCTACAGCCTACGCAGGTAATTTGGACCTGATTGAGGATGGTGAGAATGGGTTACTTTTCAATGATCAGGACATTGACAAAATCGCTGAGAACATTCTCAAAATCAAACATGATAATGAGTTGAGGAATAAACTTGTCATCAACGGTAAACAAACCGCTCTAGAGACTTTCAACATTGAGAATACGATTTCAAATTATGAGCAATACTTCTCTGATTTGATAAGAGAAAATTAG
- a CDS encoding sigma-70 family RNA polymerase sigma factor, with product MSEDVLQDEQEVQRQNYSEKEKTEIFDKEFMPHVDSMYNFGYRLTFDEDDAKDLVQDTYLKAFRFINSFQRGTNAKAWLFRILKNSFINEFRKKSKQPSKVDYNEVEQFYNSDDAGESITTDLRVETVQHMIGDEISGALNGIPVDFRTVIILSDLEGFTYEEMSKILDIPIGTVRSRLHRARNMLKEKLAGYAKEMGYNKES from the coding sequence ATGTCGGAAGATGTATTACAAGACGAACAAGAAGTTCAAAGACAGAATTATTCGGAGAAGGAGAAGACTGAGATTTTTGACAAAGAATTTATGCCTCACGTAGATTCAATGTACAATTTTGGTTACAGACTTACTTTTGACGAAGATGATGCGAAAGACCTGGTGCAAGACACTTATTTAAAGGCTTTTAGATTCATCAATTCTTTTCAGAGAGGAACTAATGCAAAAGCGTGGTTGTTCCGAATCCTGAAAAACAGTTTCATTAACGAGTTTCGAAAGAAGAGCAAACAACCTTCTAAGGTCGATTATAACGAAGTAGAACAATTCTATAACTCTGATGACGCTGGAGAAAGCATCACAACCGATTTAAGAGTTGAGACGGTTCAGCACATGATCGGTGATGAAATTTCCGGAGCACTGAATGGTATTCCGGTGGATTTTAGAACAGTGATCATACTAAGCGATTTAGAAGGATTTACCTATGAGGAAATGTCCAAAATTTTGGATATACCAATAGGTACCGTTAGATCTAGGTTGCACAGAGCGCGTAATATGCTTAAGGAAAAATTGGCTGGCTACGCAAAAGAAATGGGATACAATAAAGAAAGTTAA
- the gmk gene encoding guanylate kinase yields the protein MKKGKAFIFTAPSGSGKTTIVKHLLSNNPSLGFSISASTRDKRGRTEENGKDYYFLSRDDFRQKIEEEAFIEWEEVYTGNYYGTLKSEVQRIWDEGRHVVFDVEVKGALKLKEYFGDDALAIFVKVPSMEELEKRLTGRGTESRESLSQRLYRAKFEMTFENKFDVTLLNEDMEESFAKAEKLVNDFINP from the coding sequence ATGAAGAAAGGCAAGGCATTCATCTTTACCGCACCATCCGGTTCGGGTAAAACCACTATTGTAAAGCACTTATTAAGTAACAACCCAAGTTTGGGTTTTTCCATTTCAGCTTCAACGCGAGATAAACGAGGTAGGACTGAAGAGAACGGAAAAGACTATTATTTTCTCAGCAGAGATGACTTTCGACAAAAAATCGAAGAGGAAGCCTTCATAGAATGGGAAGAAGTCTACACAGGTAATTACTACGGCACGCTGAAGTCTGAGGTCCAAAGAATTTGGGACGAAGGAAGACATGTAGTCTTTGATGTAGAAGTAAAAGGAGCGTTAAAGCTGAAGGAGTATTTCGGTGATGATGCACTGGCAATTTTTGTCAAGGTCCCGAGTATGGAAGAGCTTGAAAAACGACTAACAGGAAGAGGTACGGAGTCTCGCGAGAGTCTTTCCCAACGCCTATATAGAGCCAAGTTCGAAATGACCTTTGAAAACAAATTCGATGTAACCTTACTTAATGAGGATATGGAAGAGTCTTTTGCCAAGGCAGAGAAACTTGTTAATGATTTTATAAACCCATAA
- the nadD gene encoding nicotinate (nicotinamide) nucleotide adenylyltransferase produces MRVGLFFGSFNPIHIGHLVIADVMANQTDLDEVWFVVSPLNPFKSSSTLLHEFDRLKMVELAIADNYKFRANDVEFNMPRPSYTADTLGYLADKNPQHEFKLIIGEDNLLHFHKWKNHKAILENFGLCVYPRPQVDKSKIKIEHENIRYVDSPMLDISATFIRNSIRNEHSVQYLLPQPVVDYIKIKKFYQ; encoded by the coding sequence TTGCGTGTAGGTCTGTTTTTCGGCTCTTTTAACCCTATACATATCGGTCATTTGGTGATTGCTGATGTTATGGCAAATCAGACGGATCTGGATGAAGTTTGGTTCGTGGTGAGTCCGCTCAATCCCTTCAAAAGCAGTAGCACTTTACTACACGAGTTCGATAGGCTCAAGATGGTCGAATTAGCAATTGCTGATAACTATAAATTCAGGGCGAACGATGTAGAGTTCAATATGCCCAGACCGAGTTACACGGCAGATACCTTAGGCTATTTGGCTGATAAAAACCCGCAACACGAGTTTAAACTCATTATAGGTGAGGATAATCTGTTACACTTTCACAAGTGGAAGAACCACAAAGCTATTCTAGAGAATTTTGGTCTTTGTGTCTATCCTAGACCTCAGGTAGACAAATCGAAGATCAAAATTGAGCATGAGAACATCCGATATGTTGATTCACCAATGCTTGATATCTCTGCGACTTTTATAAGAAACTCGATTCGGAACGAACACTCCGTGCAATATTTGTTGCCACAACCAGTGGTTGACTATATTAAGATCAAGAAGTTTTATCAATAG
- a CDS encoding DUF5686 and carboxypeptidase regulatory-like domain-containing protein, protein MQRILLITLSLLMPLGLLAQGIKGTIKDNEGNPLPFASIYVKEMGTGTSSNLEGNYELPLKSGKYSVAYQFMGFTTQIKQIEVTSGFTTLNIVLVPQVIELQSVEVVGKQEDPSYTIMRKAIAKAKYHLLQNDSYSAEVYMKGTGQITKVPWILRRTLEKEGIDTSQVFTSESVSEIYFERPNTFSEKVISVRASGQDMDNANPNSYINSSFYLPEVVNAISPLSPRAFSYYKFEYQGSFRERGYEINKIKVTPRSKGDDVFEGEIYIREDFWNIHSLDLTTSLMGFKIGIEQIFAPIEGETWMPVTQKFEFGGSIFGLAGKYSYLASVSNYEVTPNKDLDQSVVLIDEKIAPAPEELEAIKSGDLDVGVKEVFEEDKEVSRKQFRKLMREYEKQEREAEEEPDVISDYSFKVDTLAAKKDSLYWAKLRPVPLTSKEVESYVREDSTYFADKAQAESDTLRLQNGERFKLTDLLGGGYYKLGERLRFQHDGLLVGTGFNTVEGWQVEAKGQFFWRRDTTTRLRITPFVRYGFASEQVYGKVETVFGVGQREQRNTFRISGGHYISQFNPDIVNPLINSYVTLVGRRNFMKLYEKTFVKATWARRIRYKHTLGAGFEWADRNELFNNTNFSFGDRSEVTFRPNRPVNLELGNEAVISQPVASKAYLYYAVRPWLKFRRYNGRLIPIGDTSPEFKLTYRKGINGLLGSDVDYDHIELGLTSQISLGVRALVDIEVEAGKFLNNDAVAFTDFKHFSGNRLLFVPLKVTGGFRMLDYYRFSTRDEYFSAFNHFRFRKLAFTHLPMLRFSGIKENLFLNYLRTPNAEDYAEVGYTIDNILRIFRLEFIQSFQGWEAKDFGVRIGVAAIIGDSN, encoded by the coding sequence ATGCAACGCATACTTTTAATCACACTGAGTCTATTGATGCCACTAGGTCTTCTGGCACAAGGTATCAAAGGAACAATCAAAGACAACGAAGGCAATCCCTTGCCTTTTGCTTCCATCTATGTTAAGGAAATGGGGACTGGAACCTCTTCTAATCTTGAAGGGAACTATGAGTTGCCTTTAAAATCAGGGAAGTATAGTGTGGCCTATCAGTTTATGGGCTTTACCACCCAGATCAAGCAGATAGAAGTCACAAGTGGGTTCACAACATTAAACATTGTGTTGGTCCCACAGGTAATAGAGCTCCAATCAGTGGAAGTAGTTGGTAAACAAGAAGATCCTTCATACACCATAATGAGGAAGGCGATAGCCAAAGCCAAGTATCATTTGCTACAGAATGACAGTTACTCAGCCGAAGTGTATATGAAAGGCACTGGGCAAATCACAAAAGTGCCATGGATATTGAGAAGAACACTTGAAAAAGAAGGAATTGACACCAGTCAGGTATTTACCTCCGAATCTGTGAGTGAGATATATTTTGAACGGCCTAATACTTTTTCTGAAAAGGTAATATCAGTCCGTGCTTCAGGCCAAGACATGGACAACGCCAATCCAAACTCTTATATCAACAGTAGTTTCTATTTACCTGAAGTCGTAAATGCAATATCTCCACTTAGCCCAAGAGCTTTTTCTTATTACAAGTTTGAGTACCAAGGGAGTTTTAGAGAAAGAGGTTATGAGATCAACAAGATTAAAGTAACTCCAAGATCGAAAGGAGACGATGTCTTTGAGGGCGAAATCTACATTCGAGAAGACTTTTGGAACATACATTCATTGGATCTGACGACAAGCCTGATGGGCTTTAAGATAGGTATTGAGCAGATTTTTGCGCCTATTGAGGGAGAGACCTGGATGCCGGTAACACAGAAGTTTGAATTTGGAGGTTCTATCTTTGGTTTGGCAGGAAAGTACTCCTATTTAGCTTCAGTTAGTAATTATGAGGTGACTCCTAACAAGGATTTAGATCAATCAGTTGTGCTTATCGATGAAAAGATAGCCCCAGCGCCTGAGGAGCTAGAGGCGATAAAATCGGGAGATCTGGATGTAGGGGTAAAGGAAGTTTTCGAAGAAGACAAGGAAGTGTCTCGCAAGCAGTTCAGAAAGCTCATGCGCGAATATGAAAAACAGGAGCGCGAGGCAGAAGAAGAGCCCGATGTAATCTCAGATTATAGTTTTAAGGTAGATACATTAGCAGCCAAGAAAGACTCGCTGTATTGGGCCAAGCTTAGGCCAGTACCATTGACTTCAAAAGAGGTTGAAAGCTATGTGAGAGAAGACAGTACATACTTTGCTGACAAAGCCCAGGCGGAGTCTGATACACTAAGGCTTCAGAATGGAGAGAGGTTTAAGTTGACTGATCTACTAGGTGGTGGTTATTACAAATTGGGAGAACGATTAAGATTTCAACATGATGGTCTGTTGGTGGGTACTGGTTTTAATACAGTCGAAGGCTGGCAAGTAGAGGCTAAAGGCCAGTTTTTCTGGAGAAGGGATACAACTACTCGATTGAGGATCACGCCATTTGTCCGATACGGTTTTGCGAGCGAACAGGTCTATGGAAAAGTAGAGACCGTTTTCGGAGTAGGGCAACGCGAGCAAAGGAATACCTTCAGGATTTCAGGTGGTCACTACATCAGTCAGTTCAATCCTGATATTGTCAACCCTTTAATCAATAGTTATGTGACCCTAGTGGGTAGACGTAACTTTATGAAGCTTTATGAAAAGACTTTTGTAAAAGCCACCTGGGCAAGAAGGATTAGATATAAGCATACGCTCGGTGCAGGCTTTGAATGGGCCGATAGAAATGAACTTTTCAACAATACTAATTTTAGTTTTGGAGATCGATCGGAGGTCACCTTTAGGCCTAATAGACCCGTCAATCTTGAACTGGGCAATGAGGCAGTAATTTCACAACCAGTCGCCTCCAAAGCGTACTTGTATTACGCGGTGCGTCCCTGGCTGAAGTTTAGAAGATATAATGGAAGACTCATTCCTATCGGTGATACCTCCCCGGAATTTAAGTTGACCTATAGAAAAGGTATCAATGGCTTGTTAGGGAGTGATGTAGACTATGATCATATTGAGTTAGGGCTGACAAGCCAGATTAGCTTAGGTGTAAGGGCATTGGTAGATATAGAAGTTGAAGCTGGAAAATTCTTGAATAATGATGCTGTAGCCTTTACCGATTTCAAGCACTTTAGTGGAAATAGGTTATTGTTTGTACCACTTAAGGTCACGGGAGGCTTCAGAATGCTGGATTACTACAGATTCAGCACAAGGGATGAATACTTCTCAGCATTTAATCACTTTAGATTTAGAAAGCTTGCGTTTACGCATTTGCCAATGCTTCGTTTTAGTGGGATAAAAGAAAACTTATTCCTTAACTATTTAAGAACTCCTAATGCCGAAGACTATGCCGAGGTAGGATATACCATCGATAATATTCTTCGAATCTTCAGGCTTGAATTTATCCAGTCATTTCAAGGATGGGAAGCCAAAGATTTTGGTGTGAGAATAGGAGTGGCCGCGATTATCGGAGACAGTAACTAG
- a CDS encoding ExbD/TolR family protein encodes MGYNKKRQSQEVNAGSMADIAFLLLIFFLVTTQIATNKGLTMVLPPPKEDNIDVPLNERNVLKIQINSADKVQIEEEPVPNLDDIDKIVYDFVLNFGSPDNKKRGKSNMSDQETFQTLPATMKNYITRNLSRDDSSEGPSKAVVSVKTDRGSGYDMFIKVMDEINAAYYTIYGERVGLTAEEYRKLNRNDPRQRLLYEKGKMGINKGISLAEPTAVGGS; translated from the coding sequence ATGGGCTACAATAAAAAACGACAAAGCCAGGAGGTAAATGCTGGTTCTATGGCAGATATCGCCTTTTTACTCCTTATTTTCTTTTTGGTTACCACACAAATTGCCACCAATAAGGGGCTTACAATGGTGCTTCCTCCACCTAAGGAAGATAACATTGATGTTCCTTTGAACGAGAGGAATGTATTGAAGATTCAGATTAACTCAGCTGATAAGGTTCAGATCGAAGAAGAACCGGTGCCTAATTTGGATGACATAGATAAGATCGTCTACGACTTTGTCTTGAACTTTGGTAGTCCGGACAATAAGAAACGTGGTAAATCCAATATGAGTGATCAAGAGACTTTTCAGACACTCCCGGCTACGATGAAGAACTACATAACCAGAAACCTAAGTCGAGACGATTCATCTGAAGGCCCCAGTAAGGCCGTGGTATCCGTTAAGACGGATAGGGGCAGTGGATATGACATGTTTATCAAGGTGATGGATGAAATCAATGCAGCCTATTACACCATCTACGGTGAACGTGTAGGTTTAACAGCCGAAGAATACCGCAAGCTTAACCGCAATGACCCTCGACAGCGACTATTATACGAAAAGGGAAAAATGGGTATCAATAAAGGTATTTCATTAGCAGAACCAACTGCTGTTGGTGGCAGCTAA